One window of Nocardia sp. NBC_00508 genomic DNA carries:
- a CDS encoding NUDIX domain-containing protein translates to MADKHSAGVLLFRRSTAGAVEVLLGHMGGPFWTRKDLGAWSIPKGEYEPETEDARVAASREFTEELGLPVPDGAWVPLGEVRYGSGKGKKILTAWAVEGDVDPAEVVPGTFQLEWPPHSGRFVDFPEIDRAEWFDPATARDKLVAGQRPYLDRLTEHLAG, encoded by the coding sequence GTGGCAGACAAACACAGTGCGGGCGTCCTGCTGTTTCGCCGAAGTACGGCCGGTGCGGTCGAGGTTTTGCTCGGGCACATGGGCGGGCCGTTCTGGACGCGAAAAGACCTGGGCGCGTGGTCGATTCCCAAGGGCGAGTACGAGCCGGAGACCGAGGACGCGCGCGTTGCGGCAAGCCGCGAGTTCACCGAAGAGCTCGGTCTCCCGGTTCCCGATGGCGCGTGGGTACCGCTGGGCGAGGTGCGCTACGGCAGCGGCAAGGGAAAGAAGATCCTCACCGCCTGGGCTGTCGAGGGCGACGTGGACCCCGCCGAGGTCGTGCCGGGAACCTTCCAGCTGGAGTGGCCGCCGCACTCGGGCCGGTTCGTGGACTTCCCGGAAATCGATCGCGCCGAGTGGTTCGACCCGGCCACCGCGCGGGACAAGCTGGTCGCGGGCCAGCGGCCCTATCTGGACCGGCTGACCGAGCACCTGGCGGGCTGA